A genomic region of Janthinobacterium lividum contains the following coding sequences:
- the gshA gene encoding glutamate--cysteine ligase: MVPHLVTALTGPLLDLEKKILAATPAIERWFRMEWQEHTPPFYCSVDLRNAGYKLAPVDTNLFPGGFHNLATEMLPLSVQAAMAAIDKYCPDARNLLIVPELHNTTPQYLQNVARLMQIFRQTGLHVRFGSWSPDITQPTPLALPDGNMLVIEPLVRLNNGRRLGLKDFDPCTILLNNDLSDGIPDILQNIHEQSLLPPLHAGWALRRKSNHYTAYDEVVKKFGKMIDVDPWMLNPFHAKCSDVNFQEGEGEDALAASVDVLLAKIRKKYKEYGIKEKPFVIVKPDAGTYGTGIMTVRDASEVRDLSRKQRDKMSIVKDGKVVTDVIIQEGVPTFESIKDAVAEPVVYMIDRYVVGGFYRVHAERGVDQNLNAPGSQYVPLAFAQQHAVPDLKAKPGTAAPNRFYVYGVVARLALLAASLEMERTDPNPEVY; the protein is encoded by the coding sequence ATGGTTCCCCATCTCGTCACGGCCCTGACCGGACCGCTGCTCGACCTCGAAAAAAAGATTCTGGCCGCGACGCCGGCCATTGAGCGCTGGTTTCGCATGGAGTGGCAAGAACACACGCCGCCCTTCTATTGCTCGGTAGACTTGCGTAACGCCGGCTACAAGCTGGCGCCCGTCGATACCAATCTGTTCCCAGGCGGTTTCCATAACCTGGCCACGGAAATGCTGCCCTTGTCCGTGCAGGCGGCCATGGCCGCCATCGACAAGTATTGCCCGGACGCCCGCAACCTGCTGATCGTGCCGGAATTGCACAACACTACGCCGCAGTATCTGCAGAACGTGGCGCGCCTGATGCAGATCTTCCGCCAGACGGGGCTGCACGTGCGTTTCGGCTCCTGGTCGCCCGACATCACCCAGCCGACACCCTTGGCGTTGCCAGATGGCAACATGCTCGTCATCGAGCCGCTCGTGCGTCTGAACAATGGCCGCCGCCTGGGCTTGAAGGATTTCGACCCGTGCACGATTCTGCTGAATAACGACTTGTCAGACGGCATCCCCGATATCTTGCAAAATATTCATGAGCAAAGCCTGTTGCCGCCCTTGCACGCGGGCTGGGCCTTGCGCCGCAAGAGCAACCACTACACGGCTTACGATGAAGTGGTGAAAAAATTCGGCAAGATGATCGATGTCGATCCGTGGATGCTCAATCCCTTCCACGCCAAGTGCAGCGACGTCAACTTCCAGGAAGGCGAGGGCGAAGATGCGCTGGCCGCCAGCGTCGACGTGCTGCTGGCCAAGATCCGCAAGAAATACAAGGAATACGGCATCAAGGAAAAGCCTTTCGTCATCGTCAAGCCCGATGCGGGCACGTATGGCACGGGCATCATGACGGTGCGCGACGCCAGCGAAGTGCGCGACCTGTCGCGCAAGCAGCGCGACAAGATGTCCATCGTCAAGGATGGCAAAGTCGTTACCGACGTGATCATCCAGGAAGGCGTGCCGACCTTTGAAAGCATCAAGGATGCCGTGGCCGAGCCGGTCGTCTACATGATCGACCGCTACGTGGTGGGCGGTTTCTACCGCGTACATGCTGAGCGTGGCGTGGACCAGAACCTGAACGCGCCCGGTTCGCAGTACGTGCCGCTGGCATTTGCCCAGCAGCATGCCGTGCCGGACTTGAAGGCCAAGCCGGGCACGGCCGCGCCGAACCGCTTCTATGTGTATGGCGTGGTGGCGCGCCTGGCCTTGCTGGCCGCGTCGCTGGAAATGGAGCGCACGGACCCGAATCCCGAGGTGTATTGA
- the gshB gene encoding glutathione synthase yields MKIAFLADPLAGFKTYKDSTFAMMREAAKRGHAVYAFEQKDMALEEGIVTARVQHIELTGDEHDWYKVVSTEEVRLSALDAIIERKDPPFDMEYVYGTYLLELAEKQGACVFNKPSAIRDNNEKLAIAQFSEFTSPTLVTSNEARLRAFHAKHQDVIFKPLDGMGGTGIFRVKADGLNLGAIIETLSENGAQTIMAQRFIPDIDKGDKRILVIGGKPVPFSLARIPQAGEVRGNLAAGGTGVAQPLTARDLEIAEKLGPILAARGLMLVGLDVIGDYLTEVNVTSPTCFQEIMQQTGFDVAAMFIDAVEHGVAQTQQR; encoded by the coding sequence ATGAAAATTGCATTCCTTGCCGACCCGCTGGCAGGCTTCAAGACTTACAAAGATTCCACCTTCGCCATGATGCGCGAGGCCGCCAAACGCGGCCATGCCGTGTACGCCTTCGAACAGAAGGACATGGCGCTGGAAGAGGGCATCGTCACGGCACGGGTACAGCACATCGAGCTGACGGGCGACGAACACGACTGGTACAAGGTGGTGTCCACCGAAGAAGTACGCCTGTCGGCCCTGGATGCCATCATCGAGCGCAAGGATCCGCCGTTCGACATGGAATACGTGTACGGCACGTATCTGCTGGAGCTGGCGGAAAAGCAGGGCGCCTGCGTCTTCAACAAGCCGTCCGCCATCCGCGACAACAATGAAAAACTGGCCATCGCCCAGTTTTCCGAATTCACCTCGCCGACCCTGGTGACGTCGAACGAAGCGCGCCTGCGCGCCTTCCACGCCAAGCACCAGGACGTCATCTTCAAGCCGCTCGACGGCATGGGCGGCACGGGCATCTTCCGCGTCAAGGCCGATGGCCTGAACCTGGGCGCCATCATCGAGACCCTGAGCGAGAACGGCGCGCAAACCATCATGGCGCAGCGGTTTATCCCCGACATCGACAAGGGCGACAAGCGTATCCTCGTCATCGGGGGCAAGCCGGTGCCATTTTCGCTGGCGCGCATCCCGCAGGCGGGCGAAGTGCGGGGCAACCTGGCCGCCGGCGGCACGGGCGTAGCGCAGCCATTGACGGCGCGCGACCTGGAAATCGCTGAAAAGCTGGGTCCGATCCTGGCCGCGCGCGGCCTGATGCTGGTAGGATTGGACGTGATCGGCGACTATCTGACGGAAGTCAATGTCACCAGCCCGACCTGCTTCCAGGAAATCATGCAGCAGACGGGTTTTGACGTGGCGGCCATGTTTATCGACGCCGTCGAGCATGGCGTTGCGCAAACGCAGCAGCGCTAA
- a CDS encoding PTS sugar transporter subunit IIA produces the protein MVGILLMTHAPLGQAFIAACAHVFRGPTERFEAIDVVADQDLAEVQKLASDAICRLDDGSGVLVITDVKGGTPSNCCNKLADAGRVEVIAGISLPMLLRAITYRRDTLDVVVEMALAGAQSGAVRVDNRIRVGE, from the coding sequence ATGGTAGGGATTTTGCTCATGACACATGCACCGCTGGGACAGGCATTCATCGCCGCCTGCGCGCATGTGTTTCGCGGGCCAACGGAACGTTTTGAAGCCATCGACGTCGTCGCCGACCAGGACCTGGCGGAAGTGCAGAAACTGGCGTCGGACGCCATCTGCCGCCTCGATGACGGCTCCGGCGTGCTGGTGATTACCGACGTGAAGGGCGGCACGCCGTCGAACTGCTGCAACAAGCTGGCCGATGCGGGTCGGGTGGAAGTCATCGCCGGCATCAGCCTGCCGATGCTGCTGCGCGCCATCACGTATCGCCGCGACACGCTCGACGTGGTGGTGGAGATGGCGCTGGCCGGTGCGCAAAGCGGCGCCGTGCGCGTCGATAACCGCATCCGCGTGGGCGAATAA
- a CDS encoding HPr family phosphocarrier protein → MIQKELEIINKLGLHARASAKFTQLAAKFKSDVWLTRNARRINAKSIMGVMMLAAGKGAKVTLEAEGDDELACVDALTALINDRFGEGE, encoded by the coding sequence ATGATTCAAAAAGAACTCGAAATCATCAACAAGCTGGGATTGCACGCACGCGCTTCCGCCAAATTTACCCAGCTCGCCGCCAAGTTCAAGAGCGACGTCTGGCTGACCCGCAACGCGCGCCGCATCAACGCCAAGTCCATCATGGGCGTGATGATGCTGGCCGCCGGCAAGGGCGCGAAAGTGACCCTGGAAGCCGAGGGCGATGATGAGCTGGCATGTGTCGATGCGCTCACCGCCCTGATTAATGACAGGTTTGGCGAAGGCGAGTAA
- the ptsP gene encoding phosphoenolpyruvate--protein phosphotransferase, with product MASFTLHGIPVSRGIAIGRAHLLAPAALDVKHYLVAQEQIEAEVQRLQSAIATVHKELQTLWNELPKDAPTELGAFIDVHALILSDPMISEAPLDIIRKRHYNAEWALLTQIDELSAQFDEIEDPYLRERKADIQQVAERVLKVLLGTEQLLPKAAAEDELMAQMIVVAHDISPADMLQFRDRSFIGFITDVGGQNSHTAIVARSLDIPAAVGMSQASMLIEQDDWLIIDGDAGVVIANPSALVLEQYRERQTAMQRARKKLGKLKKTPAVTKCGTPITLLANIELPEDCPFALESGASGVGLFRSEFLFMGRAHKIPTEDEQFEAYRNTVQSMKGRVVTIRTLDIGADKPLDQADHTALNPALGLRAIRYCLAEPQLFLTQLRAILRASAFGKVRILIPMLAHAFEIDQSLAMIAQAKASLREEGVKFDDEVEVGAMIEIPAAALALPMFVKRMDFLSIGTNDLIQYTLAIDRVDYEVAHLYNPLHPAVLQLISMTIAAGHKAGIDVAVCGEMAGDVKLTRLLLGMGLREFSMHPAQLLAVKQEILNSDLGLIAPQMRKIMRSMEPNVIAEAVQQLQLM from the coding sequence ATGGCATCTTTCACGCTCCACGGCATCCCGGTCTCCCGCGGCATCGCCATTGGCCGCGCGCATCTGCTGGCGCCGGCCGCCCTTGACGTCAAACATTACCTGGTCGCCCAGGAACAGATCGAAGCCGAAGTCCAGCGCCTGCAAAGCGCCATCGCCACCGTCCACAAGGAACTGCAAACCCTGTGGAACGAGCTGCCCAAGGATGCGCCCACGGAACTGGGCGCCTTCATCGACGTGCACGCGCTGATCCTGTCCGATCCGATGATTTCCGAAGCGCCGCTCGACATCATCCGCAAGCGCCACTACAACGCCGAATGGGCGCTGCTCACGCAGATCGATGAATTGTCGGCCCAGTTCGACGAAATCGAAGACCCGTATTTGCGCGAACGCAAGGCCGACATCCAGCAGGTTGCCGAACGCGTCTTGAAAGTCTTGCTGGGCACCGAGCAGCTGTTGCCCAAGGCGGCCGCCGAAGATGAATTGATGGCGCAGATGATCGTCGTCGCGCACGACATCTCGCCGGCCGACATGCTGCAGTTCCGCGACCGTTCCTTCATCGGCTTCATCACCGACGTGGGCGGGCAGAACTCGCACACGGCCATCGTCGCGCGCAGCCTGGATATCCCGGCCGCCGTCGGCATGTCGCAGGCGTCGATGCTGATCGAGCAGGACGACTGGCTGATCATCGACGGCGATGCCGGCGTCGTCATCGCCAACCCCAGCGCCCTGGTGCTGGAACAGTACCGCGAGCGCCAGACGGCCATGCAGCGCGCGCGCAAAAAGCTGGGCAAGCTGAAAAAGACGCCGGCCGTGACCAAATGCGGCACCCCCATCACCCTGCTGGCGAATATCGAGTTGCCCGAGGATTGCCCGTTTGCGCTGGAATCGGGCGCCAGCGGCGTGGGCCTGTTCCGCTCCGAATTCCTGTTCATGGGCCGCGCCCACAAGATACCCACCGAGGACGAGCAGTTCGAGGCTTACCGCAACACGGTGCAGTCGATGAAGGGACGCGTGGTGACGATCCGCACCTTGGACATCGGCGCCGACAAGCCGCTCGACCAGGCCGACCATACGGCATTGAATCCCGCCCTGGGCTTGCGCGCCATCCGTTACTGCCTGGCCGAGCCGCAACTGTTCCTGACGCAGCTGCGGGCCATTCTGCGCGCCTCCGCCTTTGGCAAGGTGCGCATCCTGATTCCCATGCTGGCGCATGCGTTCGAGATCGACCAGTCGCTGGCCATGATCGCGCAAGCCAAGGCCAGCCTGCGCGAGGAGGGCGTCAAGTTCGACGACGAGGTCGAAGTGGGCGCCATGATCGAGATCCCGGCCGCGGCGCTGGCCCTGCCCATGTTCGTCAAGCGCATGGATTTCCTGTCGATCGGCACGAATGACTTGATCCAGTACACGCTGGCCATCGACCGCGTCGATTACGAGGTGGCGCATTTGTACAACCCGCTGCACCCGGCCGTGCTGCAACTGATCTCCATGACGATCGCCGCCGGCCACAAGGCGGGCATCGACGTGGCCGTCTGCGGCGAAATGGCGGGCGACGTGAAGCTTACGCGCTTGCTGCTGGGCATGGGACTACGCGAGTTTTCCATGCATCCGGCGCAACTATTGGCGGTCAAGCAAGAGATCCTCAACAGCGACCTGGGCCTGATTGCGCCACAAATGCGCAAAATTATGCGTTCCATGGAACCAAATGTGATCGCGGAAGCCGTACAACAGTTGCAGCTCATGTAA
- the metX gene encoding homoserine O-succinyltransferase MetX: MSSIGIVSPQTMYFAQPLQLQSGASLQDYMLMYETYGTLNADKSNAVLVCHALNASHHVAGVYADEPKSTGWWDNMVGPGKPLDTNKFFVIGVNNLGSCFGSTGPMHTNPATGKPYGASFPVVTVEDWVSAQARLADELGVRQFAAVMGGSLGGMQALAWSIMFPERLRHCVVIASTAKLSAQNIAFNDVARQAILSDPDYHGGDFYAHGVVPKNGLRVARMVGHITYLSNDDMAEKFGRKLRDAAQTGDYKFGFGIDFEIESYLRYQGDKFSEYFDANTYLLITKALDYFDPARAHGGDLAKALSGTKAKFFLASFSTDWRFSPERSREIVEALVCNRRQVTYAEIDAPHGHDAFLLEDARYMNMVRAYYGQVWNDIGAGLPAPAQHTAVRQGAKETA; encoded by the coding sequence ATGTCATCCATTGGAATCGTTTCGCCGCAAACCATGTATTTTGCGCAACCCTTGCAGCTGCAAAGCGGAGCATCGCTGCAAGACTATATGTTGATGTATGAAACCTACGGCACCCTGAACGCCGACAAATCGAACGCGGTGCTGGTCTGCCACGCCCTGAACGCCTCGCACCACGTGGCCGGCGTCTACGCGGACGAACCGAAAAGCACGGGCTGGTGGGACAATATGGTTGGTCCCGGCAAGCCGCTCGATACCAACAAATTCTTCGTCATCGGCGTCAACAACCTGGGTTCCTGCTTCGGTTCGACTGGCCCCATGCACACCAATCCCGCCACCGGCAAGCCGTATGGCGCCTCCTTCCCCGTCGTCACGGTGGAAGACTGGGTCAGCGCGCAGGCGCGCCTGGCCGATGAACTGGGCGTCAGGCAGTTTGCCGCCGTGATGGGGGGATCCCTGGGCGGCATGCAGGCGCTGGCGTGGAGCATCATGTTCCCCGAGCGCCTGCGCCACTGCGTGGTGATCGCCTCGACGGCCAAGCTGTCGGCGCAGAATATCGCCTTCAATGACGTGGCGCGCCAGGCCATCCTGTCCGATCCCGATTACCATGGCGGCGATTTCTATGCCCATGGCGTGGTGCCGAAGAACGGCTTGCGCGTGGCGCGCATGGTGGGCCACATCACGTATCTGTCGAACGATGACATGGCAGAGAAATTCGGCCGCAAGCTGCGCGACGCGGCGCAGACGGGCGACTACAAATTCGGCTTCGGCATCGACTTCGAGATCGAATCGTATCTGCGCTACCAGGGCGACAAGTTTTCCGAATACTTCGACGCCAACACGTATCTCTTGATCACCAAGGCGCTCGATTATTTCGATCCGGCGCGCGCGCATGGCGGCGACCTGGCCAAGGCCCTGTCGGGCACGAAGGCCAAGTTCTTCCTCGCCTCGTTTTCCACCGACTGGCGCTTTTCGCCCGAGCGCAGCCGGGAGATTGTCGAAGCGCTCGTATGCAACCGCCGCCAGGTCACGTATGCGGAAATCGATGCGCCGCACGGCCACGACGCCTTCCTGCTGGAAGATGCGCGCTACATGAACATGGTGCGCGCCTATTATGGCCAGGTATGGAACGACATCGGGGCGGGCTTGCCCGCTCCTGCACAGCACACCGCCGTCCGCCAGGGCGCGAAGGAGACCGCATGA
- the metW gene encoding methionine biosynthesis protein MetW has product MTFDELSALRPDLAFIAHWVPNNAHVLDVGCGEGVMLQYLQSDKECSGYGIEIADDKVLASTVRGVNVIQQDMEKGLAIFGDNSFDTVLCLSSLQMMKQVEPLLRDIVRVGAEAIVSFPNFAYWPHRVALLKGRMPVSKSLPYQWYDTPNVRCATINDFRELAEECGLEVIECVALAEGKMVSVLPNLRGDLAVFRLRKKAVH; this is encoded by the coding sequence ATGACTTTTGACGAATTGAGCGCGCTGCGCCCCGACCTGGCCTTCATCGCCCACTGGGTGCCGAATAACGCGCATGTGCTGGACGTGGGCTGCGGCGAAGGCGTGATGCTGCAGTATCTGCAAAGCGACAAGGAGTGCAGCGGCTACGGCATCGAGATCGCCGACGACAAGGTGCTGGCCAGTACCGTGCGCGGCGTGAACGTGATCCAGCAAGACATGGAGAAGGGCCTGGCCATCTTTGGCGACAACAGCTTCGATACGGTGCTGTGCCTGTCGTCCTTGCAGATGATGAAGCAGGTGGAGCCGTTGCTGCGCGACATCGTGCGCGTGGGCGCCGAGGCCATCGTCTCGTTCCCCAACTTCGCCTACTGGCCGCACCGCGTGGCGCTGCTCAAAGGCCGCATGCCCGTGTCGAAATCGCTGCCTTACCAGTGGTATGACACGCCCAACGTACGCTGCGCAACCATCAATGACTTCCGCGAACTGGCCGAGGAATGCGGCCTGGAAGTGATCGAATGCGTGGCCCTGGCCGAAGGCAAGATGGTCTCCGTGCTGCCGAACCTGCGCGGCGACCTGGCCGTCTTTCGCCTGCGTAAAAAAGCGGTGCATTGA
- a CDS encoding AmpG family muropeptide MFS transporter, whose protein sequence is MTTSPAPGWRSYANGRMLAVLVLGFSSGLPLFILLYLLQAWLAKSGLNVKALGLFALVQFPYIWKFLWAPLMDRYRILGLGRRRGWMALTQVALFFSIGGMGMLDPLTQIGLIAAAAGGVAFLSASQDIVIDAYRREILSDNEQGLGAAVIVNAYKVAGMVPGALSLILADRMPWQPVFWITAAFMLPGLVCTLLIREPTVYGSPPKTMREAIILPFQEFIARDGWRNAMWILAFVLLYKIGDSMATALATKFYLDLGFSMTQIGLAANTTGFWASLAGGVVGGVWMLKLGINRGLWVFGALQAIAILGFAWLAQVGPNTMLLSAVIGFEAFASLGLGAAAFVAFLSRTTDPRYTATQYALFSSLSAVPRTLINASVGFLVAELGWFSFFIVCFFLAFPAMMMLPKIAPWRSANGTNIP, encoded by the coding sequence ATGACCACAAGCCCGGCGCCAGGCTGGCGTTCCTATGCCAATGGCCGCATGCTGGCCGTGCTGGTGCTGGGCTTCAGTTCCGGCTTGCCCCTGTTTATCCTGCTGTACCTGCTGCAGGCATGGCTGGCCAAGTCGGGCTTGAACGTCAAGGCGCTGGGGCTGTTCGCCCTGGTGCAGTTCCCGTACATCTGGAAGTTCCTGTGGGCGCCCCTGATGGACCGCTACCGCATCCTGGGACTGGGACGCCGGCGCGGCTGGATGGCCCTGACGCAAGTGGCACTGTTCTTTTCCATCGGCGGCATGGGCATGCTCGATCCGCTCACGCAGATCGGCCTGATCGCGGCCGCCGCCGGCGGCGTGGCCTTCCTGTCGGCCAGCCAGGACATCGTCATCGACGCCTACCGGCGCGAAATCCTCAGCGATAACGAGCAGGGCCTGGGCGCCGCCGTCATCGTCAACGCGTATAAAGTGGCGGGCATGGTGCCGGGGGCGCTGTCGCTGATCCTGGCCGACCGCATGCCGTGGCAACCCGTTTTCTGGATCACGGCCGCCTTCATGCTGCCAGGCCTGGTCTGCACCTTGCTGATCAGGGAGCCGACCGTGTACGGCTCGCCGCCGAAGACCATGCGCGAAGCGATCATCTTGCCGTTCCAGGAATTCATCGCGCGCGATGGTTGGCGTAACGCAATGTGGATCCTCGCCTTCGTATTACTCTACAAAATCGGCGACAGCATGGCCACGGCGCTGGCGACGAAGTTCTATCTCGACCTGGGGTTTTCCATGACGCAGATCGGCCTGGCCGCCAATACCACGGGTTTCTGGGCCAGCCTGGCCGGCGGCGTGGTGGGCGGCGTGTGGATGCTCAAGCTGGGTATCAACCGGGGCCTGTGGGTGTTTGGCGCGCTGCAGGCCATCGCCATCCTCGGATTCGCCTGGCTGGCGCAGGTGGGGCCGAATACCATGCTATTGAGCGCCGTGATCGGCTTCGAAGCTTTCGCCAGCCTGGGTCTGGGTGCGGCCGCCTTTGTCGCGTTCTTGTCGCGCACCACGGACCCGCGCTACACGGCCACGCAATATGCGCTGTTTTCCAGCCTGAGCGCCGTGCCGCGCACCCTGATCAATGCCTCGGTGGGCTTCCTCGTCGCCGAGCTGGGCTGGTTCTCGTTTTTCATCGTGTGCTTCTTCCTGGCCTTCCCGGCCATGATGATGCTGCCTAAAATCGCTCCATGGAGGTCTGCCAATGGCACCAATATCCCTTAA
- a CDS encoding M48 family metallopeptidase, producing the protein MAPISLKRYTVLASLCAATALAPLSVSAQQATVQDGIKVRPLSTSRIFAGGADFNAQSKQQYTQLVNEAKEKNALVPDSDPQVKRLRAIAQRIIPFATRWNEAAASWNWQINLLNSDEVNAFCMPGGQIAFYSGIITKLNLTDDEVAVVMGHEISHALREHSQAQAGKGNLAAVGAKLAGAGLSAWLGVDPNLTSTATNMAAKGVMLKFSRDDEREADLIGMDLAARAGFDPRAGVVLWQKMAAVSAGAPPEFLSTHPSGKDRILQMNSHMTQVLPLYARSKGVSVDALPPYRSNAIAQR; encoded by the coding sequence ATGGCACCAATATCCCTTAAACGTTACACCGTCCTGGCCAGCCTGTGCGCGGCCACCGCGCTGGCGCCCCTGTCCGTCTCCGCCCAGCAGGCGACAGTGCAGGATGGCATCAAGGTGCGTCCCTTGTCGACCTCGCGCATCTTTGCCGGCGGCGCCGATTTCAATGCACAGTCGAAGCAGCAATATACGCAGCTGGTCAACGAAGCGAAGGAAAAAAATGCGCTGGTGCCGGACAGCGATCCGCAGGTGAAACGCCTGCGCGCCATCGCCCAGCGCATCATCCCGTTCGCCACGCGCTGGAACGAGGCGGCGGCCAGCTGGAACTGGCAGATCAACCTGCTCAACTCGGACGAGGTCAACGCCTTTTGCATGCCGGGCGGGCAGATCGCCTTTTACAGCGGCATCATCACCAAGCTGAATCTGACCGACGATGAAGTGGCCGTCGTCATGGGCCATGAAATCTCGCACGCCTTGCGCGAACATTCGCAGGCGCAGGCCGGCAAGGGCAACCTGGCCGCCGTCGGCGCCAAGCTGGCCGGCGCCGGCCTGTCGGCCTGGCTCGGCGTCGACCCGAATCTGACCAGTACCGCCACGAATATGGCGGCCAAGGGTGTGATGCTGAAATTCTCGCGCGACGATGAACGCGAAGCGGACCTGATCGGCATGGACCTGGCCGCGCGCGCCGGCTTCGATCCGCGCGCCGGCGTGGTGTTGTGGCAGAAGATGGCTGCCGTGAGCGCGGGCGCGCCGCCGGAATTCCTCTCGACCCACCCGTCGGGCAAGGACCGCATCTTGCAGATGAACAGCCACATGACGCAAGTGCTGCCCCTGTACGCGCGCAGCAAGGGCGTCAGCGTGGACGCCTTGCCGCCATACCGCAGCAACGCCATCGCGCAGCGCTAG
- a CDS encoding pseudouridine synthase, whose protein sequence is MSNRHTAAPLPMRDGVAPSYLWLPEGQWPDMLAFLLERYPQISAAQWRDRMARGEVVNGDGAVLAPDSAYRRGMRIFYYRELERETPIPFQEEILFQDEHLIVVDKPHFLPMTPAGRFVQETLLTRLKKKLDCAELTPIHRLDRETAGVVIFSRQIASRGAYQSLFQRREVRKTYEALAPRLDGRDFPFAYRSRMVEGAQFFLMREEAGEPNSETIIDVIEERGDVNLYRLQPHTGRKHQLRVHLASLGIPIVNDAFYPVALPCKEDDMSQPLQLLARAIEFADPLTGEMRHFESRRVLA, encoded by the coding sequence ATGTCGAACCGCCACACCGCCGCACCCTTGCCCATGCGCGACGGTGTGGCGCCCAGCTACCTGTGGCTGCCGGAAGGGCAGTGGCCCGACATGCTGGCGTTTCTGCTCGAGCGCTATCCGCAGATCAGCGCCGCGCAATGGCGGGACCGCATGGCGCGCGGCGAAGTGGTCAACGGTGACGGCGCCGTGCTGGCGCCCGACAGCGCATACCGGCGCGGCATGCGTATTTTTTACTACCGCGAGCTGGAGCGCGAAACGCCGATCCCGTTCCAGGAAGAGATCCTGTTCCAGGACGAGCATTTGATCGTGGTCGACAAGCCGCACTTCCTGCCCATGACGCCGGCTGGGCGTTTCGTGCAGGAGACCCTGCTGACGCGCCTGAAGAAAAAGCTGGACTGCGCCGAGCTGACGCCGATCCATCGCCTCGACCGCGAGACGGCCGGCGTGGTGATTTTTTCGCGCCAGATCGCCAGCCGCGGCGCGTATCAATCGCTGTTCCAGCGCCGCGAAGTGCGCAAGACCTACGAGGCGCTGGCGCCGCGCCTCGATGGCCGCGATTTTCCATTTGCCTACCGCAGCCGCATGGTCGAAGGCGCGCAGTTTTTCCTCATGCGCGAGGAAGCCGGCGAGCCGAATTCGGAAACCATCATCGATGTGATTGAAGAGCGCGGCGACGTCAACCTGTACCGGCTGCAGCCGCACACGGGGCGCAAGCATCAATTGCGCGTGCACCTGGCCTCGCTGGGCATCCCCATCGTCAACGACGCGTTTTACCCGGTGGCCCTGCCGTGCAAGGAGGACGACATGTCGCAGCCCTTGCAGCTGCTGGCGCGGGCCATCGAATTTGCCGACCCGTTGACGGGCGAGATGCGCCATTTCGAAAGCCGGCGCGTGCTCGCGTAA
- a CDS encoding exodeoxyribonuclease III: MPKIISANLNGIRSAAKKGFFNWIGTQTADFICVQELKAQLPDMTPEFLNPHGYHGHFHYAEKKGYSGTGVYSKVEPDAVHIGFGSPEFDAEGRYVRCDFGNLSVISVYCPSGSSGPERQEAKFRFMELFLPHLLALKALGREVVICGDWNIAHHEIDLKNWKGNKKNSGFLPEERAWLTRVFDEVGFVDVHRGLDKREDQYTWWSNRGQAYAKNVGWRIDYHVATPGIAAQAHTVSVYKDERFSDHAPLIIDYTLKS, encoded by the coding sequence ATGCCAAAAATTATCTCCGCCAACCTGAACGGCATCCGTTCCGCCGCCAAAAAAGGCTTTTTCAACTGGATAGGCACGCAAACGGCCGATTTCATCTGCGTGCAGGAATTGAAGGCGCAACTGCCCGACATGACGCCGGAATTCCTCAACCCGCACGGCTACCATGGCCATTTCCACTACGCCGAGAAAAAGGGCTATTCCGGCACGGGCGTGTACAGCAAGGTCGAACCGGACGCCGTGCATATCGGTTTCGGCAGCCCCGAATTCGATGCCGAAGGCCGCTATGTGCGCTGTGATTTTGGCAACCTGTCCGTCATTTCCGTGTACTGCCCGTCCGGCTCGTCCGGCCCGGAACGCCAGGAAGCCAAGTTCCGCTTCATGGAACTGTTCCTGCCGCACCTGCTGGCATTGAAGGCGCTGGGCCGCGAAGTGGTTATCTGCGGCGACTGGAACATCGCCCACCATGAAATCGACCTGAAAAACTGGAAGGGCAACAAGAAGAATTCCGGCTTCCTGCCCGAGGAACGCGCATGGCTGACGCGCGTTTTCGACGAAGTGGGCTTTGTCGATGTGCACCGCGGCCTGGACAAGCGCGAAGACCAATACACCTGGTGGAGCAACCGGGGACAAGCCTACGCGAAAAACGTGGGCTGGCGCATCGACTACCACGTCGCCACGCCCGGCATCGCGGCCCAGGCGCATACGGTCAGCGTCTACAAGGACGAGCGTTTTTCCGACCATGCGCCGCTGATCATCGATTACACGCTCAAGAGCTGA